From Scleropages formosus chromosome 1, fSclFor1.1, whole genome shotgun sequence, a single genomic window includes:
- the mvb12a gene encoding multivesicular body subunit 12A isoform X2: MSVHEASSAPCRPLTAVAWTSSGSTCPRDFTLISTTHDGATANFNPTGGSVVSDIQLISEKDPMPHGYCYIPEYLEPKTSVFKKKRVCVRLVPLGSVEMAVLDIRVTAKSKVVLQHYTCLGDIHGYVLWSKKGPFSSPTPQAKPRSITLDIRQMSLDEPPPPLPLRPSNGPPAPPVGKLSHRRSNLETRDLSENLYDSSNINSVSAMDGVPFTLHPKFEAQPKGHVPEDSLKDIRIKSVQEIENEYNYTFLVEESAASRTRHRASLSAQSSNSTA, from the exons ATGTCTGTGCACGAGGCCAGCAGCGCCCCCTGTCGGCCGCTCACGGCAGTAGCCTGGACCTCCAGCGGCAGCACCTGTCCCAGGGACTTCACTTTG ATCAGCACAACCCATGATGGAGCAACAGCCAACTTT AACCCGACAGGGGGCAGTGTTGTTTCAGACATCCAGCTCATCTCTGAGAAAGACCCCATGCCCCATGGGTACTGCTACATCCCTGAATACCTGGAGCCGA AGACCTCCGTGTTTAAGAAGAAGAGAGTATGTGTGCGTCTTGTCCCTCTGGGCAGTGTGGAAATGGCTGTGCTGGACATCAGAGTGACGGCCAAGAGCAAAGTGGTACTGCAGCACTACACTTGTCTGGG TGACATCCACGGGTACGTTCTCTGGTCTAAGAAGGGGCCCTTCTCCAGCCCTACCCCCCAGGCCAAGCCGCGTAGCATCACCCTGGACATCCGCCAGATGTCCCTGGATgagccacccccacccctaccgCTGAGACCCAG CAATGGTCCACCTGCACCCCCAGTTGGGAAGCTTAGCCATCGCCGTAGTAACTTGGAGACCAGAGACTTGTCGGAGAACCTGTATGACAGCAGTAACATCAACTCTGTttcag CCATGGATGGGGTCCCCTTCACCCTCCACCCCAAATTTGAGGCACAGCCCAAAGGACAT GTCCCTGAGGACTCCCTGAAGGACATTCGCATCAAGTCAGTGCAAGAGATTGAGAACGAG TACAACTACACTTTTCTGGTGGAGGAATCGGCTGCAAGTCGTACTCGGCACAGAGCCTCCCTTTCTGCCCAAAGCTCCAACTCCACAGCTTAA
- the mvb12a gene encoding multivesicular body subunit 12A isoform X1 translates to MSVHEASSAPCRPLTAVAWTSSGSTCPRDFTLISTTHDGATANFVRGFGVKAGYYLCYSTNPTGGSVVSDIQLISEKDPMPHGYCYIPEYLEPKTSVFKKKRVCVRLVPLGSVEMAVLDIRVTAKSKVVLQHYTCLGDIHGYVLWSKKGPFSSPTPQAKPRSITLDIRQMSLDEPPPPLPLRPSNGPPAPPVGKLSHRRSNLETRDLSENLYDSSNINSVSAMDGVPFTLHPKFEAQPKGHVPEDSLKDIRIKSVQEIENEYNYTFLVEESAASRTRHRASLSAQSSNSTA, encoded by the exons ATGTCTGTGCACGAGGCCAGCAGCGCCCCCTGTCGGCCGCTCACGGCAGTAGCCTGGACCTCCAGCGGCAGCACCTGTCCCAGGGACTTCACTTTG ATCAGCACAACCCATGATGGAGCAACAGCCAACTTTGTGCGTGGGTTTGGTGTGAAGGCGGGGTACTATTTGTGTTACAGCACA AACCCGACAGGGGGCAGTGTTGTTTCAGACATCCAGCTCATCTCTGAGAAAGACCCCATGCCCCATGGGTACTGCTACATCCCTGAATACCTGGAGCCGA AGACCTCCGTGTTTAAGAAGAAGAGAGTATGTGTGCGTCTTGTCCCTCTGGGCAGTGTGGAAATGGCTGTGCTGGACATCAGAGTGACGGCCAAGAGCAAAGTGGTACTGCAGCACTACACTTGTCTGGG TGACATCCACGGGTACGTTCTCTGGTCTAAGAAGGGGCCCTTCTCCAGCCCTACCCCCCAGGCCAAGCCGCGTAGCATCACCCTGGACATCCGCCAGATGTCCCTGGATgagccacccccacccctaccgCTGAGACCCAG CAATGGTCCACCTGCACCCCCAGTTGGGAAGCTTAGCCATCGCCGTAGTAACTTGGAGACCAGAGACTTGTCGGAGAACCTGTATGACAGCAGTAACATCAACTCTGTttcag CCATGGATGGGGTCCCCTTCACCCTCCACCCCAAATTTGAGGCACAGCCCAAAGGACAT GTCCCTGAGGACTCCCTGAAGGACATTCGCATCAAGTCAGTGCAAGAGATTGAGAACGAG TACAACTACACTTTTCTGGTGGAGGAATCGGCTGCAAGTCGTACTCGGCACAGAGCCTCCCTTTCTGCCCAAAGCTCCAACTCCACAGCTTAA
- the mvb12a gene encoding multivesicular body subunit 12A isoform X3: MSVHEASSAPCRPLTAVAWTSSGSTCPRDFTLISTTHDGATANFVRGFGVKAGYYLCYSTNPTGGSVVSDIQLISEKDPMPHGYCYIPEYLEPKTSVFKKKRVCVRLVPLGSVEMAVLDIRVTAKSKVVLQHYTCLGPTPQAKPRSITLDIRQMSLDEPPPPLPLRPSNGPPAPPVGKLSHRRSNLETRDLSENLYDSSNINSVSAMDGVPFTLHPKFEAQPKGHVPEDSLKDIRIKSVQEIENEYNYTFLVEESAASRTRHRASLSAQSSNSTA; the protein is encoded by the exons ATGTCTGTGCACGAGGCCAGCAGCGCCCCCTGTCGGCCGCTCACGGCAGTAGCCTGGACCTCCAGCGGCAGCACCTGTCCCAGGGACTTCACTTTG ATCAGCACAACCCATGATGGAGCAACAGCCAACTTTGTGCGTGGGTTTGGTGTGAAGGCGGGGTACTATTTGTGTTACAGCACA AACCCGACAGGGGGCAGTGTTGTTTCAGACATCCAGCTCATCTCTGAGAAAGACCCCATGCCCCATGGGTACTGCTACATCCCTGAATACCTGGAGCCGA AGACCTCCGTGTTTAAGAAGAAGAGAGTATGTGTGCGTCTTGTCCCTCTGGGCAGTGTGGAAATGGCTGTGCTGGACATCAGAGTGACGGCCAAGAGCAAAGTGGTACTGCAGCACTACACTTGTCTGGG CCCTACCCCCCAGGCCAAGCCGCGTAGCATCACCCTGGACATCCGCCAGATGTCCCTGGATgagccacccccacccctaccgCTGAGACCCAG CAATGGTCCACCTGCACCCCCAGTTGGGAAGCTTAGCCATCGCCGTAGTAACTTGGAGACCAGAGACTTGTCGGAGAACCTGTATGACAGCAGTAACATCAACTCTGTttcag CCATGGATGGGGTCCCCTTCACCCTCCACCCCAAATTTGAGGCACAGCCCAAAGGACAT GTCCCTGAGGACTCCCTGAAGGACATTCGCATCAAGTCAGTGCAAGAGATTGAGAACGAG TACAACTACACTTTTCTGGTGGAGGAATCGGCTGCAAGTCGTACTCGGCACAGAGCCTCCCTTTCTGCCCAAAGCTCCAACTCCACAGCTTAA